From a region of the Methanolobus tindarius DSM 2278 genome:
- a CDS encoding Mrp/NBP35 family ATP-binding protein, with translation MTQNIQSTEDLLKKPEVPKLVRNMRAIKKKIMVMSGKGGVGKSTVAANLAARLAERGSKVGLLDADIHGPSIPKMFGIEDVKPEVDENGIVPISVTENLVVMSVALLLEDKDAPVIWRGPAKMAAIKQFLEDVSWGNLDYLIVDLPPGTGDEPLSIAQLIEKMEGAVVVTTPQDVALVSVRKSIKFAEILKVPVIGIVENMAGIICPHCDEKIDIFGRGGVEKAAKDFNVNVLGELPMDPKIAEIEDSGKVHTDINEEMLWGKEFASIVDSVESFKK, from the coding sequence ATGACACAGAATATCCAGAGTACAGAGGACCTTTTAAAGAAGCCAGAAGTGCCAAAGCTTGTCAGGAACATGAGAGCCATTAAAAAGAAGATAATGGTTATGAGCGGCAAAGGCGGAGTAGGAAAAAGTACTGTTGCTGCAAATCTGGCTGCAAGGCTTGCTGAACGCGGAAGCAAGGTAGGACTTCTTGATGCGGACATCCACGGACCAAGCATCCCGAAGATGTTCGGTATCGAGGATGTAAAACCGGAAGTTGATGAGAACGGCATCGTACCTATCAGCGTCACAGAAAACCTTGTTGTAATGTCCGTAGCACTCCTTCTTGAAGACAAGGATGCACCAGTCATATGGAGAGGACCTGCAAAGATGGCAGCCATTAAACAGTTCCTTGAGGACGTTTCATGGGGCAATCTTGACTACCTTATCGTTGACCTTCCACCAGGAACCGGTGACGAACCACTGAGTATCGCACAACTCATCGAGAAAATGGAAGGTGCAGTTGTTGTGACAACCCCACAGGATGTTGCTCTTGTAAGTGTCAGGAAATCCATCAAGTTCGCCGAGATCCTGAAAGTACCTGTGATTGGTATCGTAGAGAATATGGCTGGAATAATCTGCCCACACTGCGACGAAAAGATAGATATCTTCGGCAGAGGCGGAGTAGAAAAAGCAGCCAAAGATTTCAATGTAAACGTACTTGGTGAACTCCCAATGGACCCAAAGATCGCAGAGATCGAGGACAGCGGAAAAGTCCACACCGACATCAACGAAGAAATGCTCTGGGGCAAGGAATTTGCTTCAATTGTTGATTCAGTTGAGAGTTTTAAGAAATAA
- the nrdD gene encoding anaerobic ribonucleoside-triphosphate reductase has protein sequence MGRGSPENIDRLDFIDPTELIEDVLLDRSWLLKENSNTRLSPSVIDLHIASQIKKQYALEKLYSPESSRAHREGLIHIHDLHDPFKAYCNGIDARVFLKDGLRFPDTTSLPAKRFQSALFHSMSFMLHSQQFFAGAQAIDMLNWMLAPHLHYDNITDEQLRQMIQGFMFQMNQSNRPGAQSAFTNIGLRITCPPLIADQKAIFAGKKLDETYYSFEKEARTIYREFMEVAAEGDGQGFPFTFPLLTTAITKDLDPDDPLWKLTMHATASTGAPYFLNLKTDYLSDETVHAMCCRLFARHTGGIWSAGGMGNGSNKVVSINLPGVALRAKQPDDFFSELDRVLEISRQALIEGNEIIRKSLNEWKILPWLLKSTDDGMPYYEFEKRHLTFGVVGLNECLMNLTGEGILGKKKEGMEIIRYMADRIQEFAIDDNVEYTLEQTPAESTAHRFALLDKERYDGKANIQGSDEVPYYTNSTHVPYKTETSLVNRIATEAEFHPYFTGGTICHIWMGESFPDPGGLSDFVERLTGTELAYFCFSPDFSICKNGHSSRGIQERCPHCQAEIVDHISRVTGYYGHVNNWNPGKVMEYKERHRYRMDCTQKDK, from the coding sequence ATGGGAAGGGGGAGCCCTGAGAATATTGACAGGCTTGACTTCATAGATCCGACAGAACTCATCGAAGATGTCCTGCTGGACAGAAGCTGGCTGCTAAAGGAAAACTCGAACACACGTCTGAGTCCGTCTGTTATAGACCTGCACATTGCATCCCAGATCAAGAAACAGTACGCTCTGGAGAAACTCTACTCACCGGAAAGTTCCCGGGCACACAGGGAAGGACTGATCCATATACATGACCTGCATGATCCTTTCAAAGCATATTGTAACGGAATCGATGCAAGAGTATTCCTGAAAGACGGACTGAGGTTTCCGGATACTACAAGTCTTCCAGCAAAGCGATTTCAGTCTGCGCTCTTCCATTCAATGTCCTTTATGCTGCACTCTCAGCAATTTTTCGCCGGGGCGCAGGCAATAGATATGCTGAACTGGATGCTTGCACCACATCTCCATTACGATAATATCACTGATGAACAGCTCAGGCAAATGATACAGGGATTCATGTTCCAGATGAACCAGTCCAACCGTCCCGGAGCCCAGAGCGCTTTTACCAATATCGGACTGAGAATAACATGCCCTCCGCTCATTGCTGACCAGAAAGCCATATTCGCAGGAAAGAAGCTTGATGAAACTTATTATTCATTTGAAAAAGAAGCGAGAACAATTTACAGGGAGTTTATGGAAGTCGCTGCCGAAGGTGACGGACAGGGATTCCCATTTACATTCCCGTTGCTGACAACTGCCATAACCAAAGACCTTGACCCGGATGATCCGCTCTGGAAACTTACAATGCATGCAACAGCTTCAACCGGAGCACCTTATTTCCTGAATCTAAAAACTGACTACCTTTCCGACGAAACAGTGCATGCAATGTGCTGCCGGCTCTTTGCAAGACATACAGGCGGAATCTGGAGTGCCGGAGGAATGGGCAATGGTTCCAACAAAGTTGTTTCAATAAATCTTCCCGGTGTTGCACTTCGAGCTAAACAGCCGGACGATTTTTTTTCAGAACTTGACAGAGTTCTGGAAATTAGCAGGCAGGCACTTATTGAAGGTAACGAAATCATCAGAAAGTCTCTTAATGAATGGAAAATTCTGCCGTGGCTTCTGAAATCAACTGATGATGGAATGCCATATTACGAATTTGAGAAAAGACACCTGACATTTGGAGTCGTTGGACTGAATGAGTGCCTCATGAACCTCACAGGCGAAGGCATTCTTGGGAAAAAGAAAGAAGGCATGGAAATAATACGATACATGGCAGACAGGATACAGGAATTTGCCATTGATGACAATGTAGAGTATACTCTGGAACAGACACCTGCTGAAAGTACTGCCCATCGTTTTGCGCTGCTGGATAAAGAACGATACGATGGCAAAGCAAACATTCAGGGCAGCGATGAGGTTCCATATTACACCAATTCCACTCATGTTCCTTACAAAACTGAGACATCTCTTGTCAATCGCATAGCAACCGAAGCGGAGTTTCATCCGTATTTTACAGGTGGTACAATCTGTCATATCTGGATGGGTGAAAGTTTTCCGGACCCGGGAGGACTTTCAGATTTTGTTGAGCGGTTAACAGGGACAGAACTTGCATACTTCTGTTTTTCACCGGATTTCTCCATATGCAAAAATGGCCATAGCTCCAGAGGAATACAGGAAAGATGCCCTCATTGTCAGGCAGAAATAGTTGACCACATTTCCAGAGTTACCGGCTACTATGGCCATGTAAACAACTGGAATCCCGGAAAGGTTATGGAATACAAAGAACGCCACAGGTACAGAATGGACTGCACGCAGAAAGATAAATAA
- a CDS encoding prenyltransferase/squalene oxidase repeat-containing protein, protein MIFTSEASFKWLYSQEITKVKDLARVVQASYLWNEENNFAEQLMGLRTGDCWNSDLRDTSRAVSVLALTGTAFTETGKWILEKQNNGSWNEDVYDSTYALASLADLGLFNPEGCQWLIENYVGKWQHPGTTALVITALMKQDRLGNTNDYDMFIEEKARWIISRKEVNNSWKTPATTNLVIQSLMLAGHRDEVTESVKWILDQMNDNGSWGKENGDINTTSLSLITLHEYIDSQ, encoded by the coding sequence ATGATTTTTACGAGTGAAGCATCGTTCAAATGGCTTTATTCCCAGGAGATTACGAAAGTAAAAGACCTTGCACGCGTGGTACAGGCAAGTTATCTCTGGAATGAGGAAAACAATTTCGCAGAACAGCTTATGGGCCTGCGTACAGGAGACTGCTGGAATAGTGACCTGAGAGATACTTCACGTGCTGTGTCTGTTCTTGCGTTGACAGGAACCGCGTTTACTGAAACTGGTAAATGGATCCTTGAAAAACAAAATAATGGCTCCTGGAATGAGGACGTATATGACAGTACGTACGCCCTTGCATCACTTGCAGACCTTGGATTATTCAACCCTGAAGGATGCCAGTGGCTTATTGAAAATTACGTGGGAAAATGGCAACATCCCGGAACAACAGCACTTGTAATTACAGCCCTGATGAAGCAAGACAGACTTGGAAACACGAACGACTATGACATGTTCATTGAAGAAAAGGCAAGATGGATAATCTCAAGAAAAGAAGTGAACAATTCATGGAAGACGCCTGCAACCACCAATCTTGTTATCCAGTCACTTATGCTTGCAGGACATAGAGATGAAGTCACTGAATCTGTAAAATGGATTCTTGACCAGATGAACGATAACGGTTCATGGGGAAAGGAGAACGGAGATATCAATACGACTTCCCTGTCGCTTATAACATTGCATGAATACATAGACAGCCAGTAA
- a CDS encoding PAS domain-containing sensor histidine kinase — protein sequence MVANKKMPELENDNDSHSPDIEESLLRVTEINFSDMEQSQAYYDMVDQLMLIVDEDNCILIANKKAQEYFGLKNSTSKEDFTRLCLPEEEKDYATSFLSSFFQENTEDTELFCSTELLFKDSGGLISTFLINVSLLIDKDSPRKAVLLSCASIQNKNDFENEMLRDIEKLFKHLDSIPYALVFSDNTGDITFWNKKATALFGFTKDEIIGKNITHIMPKRYRKAHEGWGEIISIGKSPVVGKIIEVAGLRKDDTEFPIELAITTTRYKGDIFHGAIINDISQRKMKERLTSIAKNKYRMMFEKSPLGIFHFDENGVITQCNEILVRILGIPEEQVISKIIGFNIINSFSDDNDLKKAIIQVLAGIPARYEDNFQSPFSDKVIPIKAEFSPVISDEGKFMGGVCVVEDFTERKEAEEKLKQYAEDLARANEELKSLDKMKDEFISNLRHELKTPLIPIKGYSELMYEGALGELSQKQKDAVEKMMFSSERLRRLIDSLLYVSITEGGNVEYTFLPLRICEVIDSALHDRDPEIKRKNHVVERSIPCDVPLINGDLDYLEEVFINIIDNSIKFMHDGGKISITCSLQDDNNIHIKIADEGIGISEADLPDIFNRFYQVDGSSTRKYGGNGLGLYICKKIIEAHNGSIWAESEEGSGTTIHVLLPAK from the coding sequence ATGGTCGCAAACAAAAAAATGCCTGAACTTGAGAATGACAATGACAGTCATTCACCCGATATAGAGGAATCTCTGTTGCGGGTGACTGAAATTAACTTTTCAGATATGGAACAGTCACAGGCATATTATGATATGGTCGACCAGCTTATGCTTATAGTTGATGAGGACAATTGCATCTTAATTGCTAATAAAAAAGCGCAGGAATATTTTGGTCTTAAAAATAGTACATCAAAAGAAGATTTCACCAGGCTTTGTCTTCCAGAAGAAGAAAAAGACTATGCAACATCTTTTCTCTCATCTTTTTTCCAGGAAAACACAGAAGATACTGAATTATTCTGTTCTACTGAGCTTCTGTTCAAAGATTCAGGCGGTTTAATATCAACTTTTCTTATCAATGTCAGCCTTTTAATAGACAAAGACTCACCCAGAAAAGCAGTTCTTCTTTCATGTGCAAGTATCCAGAACAAAAATGATTTTGAAAATGAAATGTTAAGGGATATTGAAAAACTATTCAAGCATCTTGATTCAATTCCTTATGCACTGGTTTTTTCAGATAATACAGGTGACATCACGTTCTGGAACAAGAAAGCAACCGCGCTTTTTGGCTTTACTAAAGATGAGATTATTGGTAAAAATATTACGCATATCATGCCAAAACGATATCGTAAGGCTCACGAAGGCTGGGGCGAAATAATATCCATTGGAAAATCTCCTGTTGTTGGTAAAATCATTGAAGTTGCTGGCTTGCGTAAGGATGATACTGAGTTCCCTATAGAACTGGCTATTACAACTACCAGATATAAGGGTGATATTTTCCACGGGGCAATCATTAATGATATTTCACAAAGGAAGATGAAAGAGAGGCTCACAAGCATTGCAAAGAACAAATATCGCATGATGTTTGAAAAATCACCTCTCGGTATTTTCCACTTTGACGAAAACGGTGTAATCACGCAGTGCAATGAGATTCTTGTCCGGATACTTGGAATTCCTGAGGAGCAGGTGATTTCAAAGATTATAGGGTTTAATATAATTAATTCCTTCAGTGATGATAATGACCTTAAAAAAGCAATAATACAGGTTCTTGCTGGTATTCCTGCAAGATATGAGGATAATTTCCAGTCTCCTTTCTCAGACAAAGTAATTCCTATAAAAGCAGAATTTAGCCCGGTAATATCTGATGAAGGTAAATTCATGGGTGGAGTCTGCGTTGTTGAGGATTTCACCGAGCGCAAGGAAGCGGAAGAAAAACTCAAACAGTATGCTGAAGATCTGGCCAGGGCAAATGAGGAATTGAAATCTCTTGACAAGATGAAGGATGAGTTTATTTCTAACCTCAGGCACGAATTAAAAACACCACTAATTCCTATTAAAGGATATAGTGAGTTGATGTATGAAGGAGCTTTGGGGGAATTAAGTCAGAAACAGAAAGATGCAGTTGAAAAGATGATGTTCAGTTCTGAAAGGCTCAGAAGACTTATCGATTCATTATTGTACGTCAGTATCACCGAAGGCGGTAATGTTGAATACACATTCTTGCCTCTGAGGATCTGTGAGGTCATAGATTCTGCATTGCATGACAGGGATCCTGAGATCAAACGCAAGAACCATGTTGTGGAACGGTCAATTCCATGCGATGTTCCATTAATTAACGGTGATCTGGATTACCTTGAAGAAGTTTTTATCAATATTATAGACAACTCCATCAAATTCATGCATGATGGAGGTAAAATTTCAATAACATGCTCACTTCAGGATGACAACAATATCCATATCAAAATAGCTGATGAGGGTATTGGTATTTCCGAAGCTGACCTTCCTGATATCTTCAACAGATTCTATCAGGTGGACGGTTCATCAACACGCAAATATGGCGGTAACGGCCTTGGACTCTATATTTGCAAGAAGATAATAGAAGCCCACAATGGTTCTATATGGGCTGAGAGTGAGGAAGGTTCAGGCACAACTATTCACGTTCTTCTTCCGGCCAAGTGA
- a CDS encoding bactofilin family protein gives MSENPIKYHEDSNTYITRKNSYFEKDINIDGNLIVGQGSNFWKDINVKGVLKLGKGTFVKGNVRADEAIIGARSEINGDVEVAGDLKIFDSVKIDGSAIAGDDMHVRPGSKIGFAKASSIMELVGKVSIKEIESGTKVIVRSE, from the coding sequence ATGAGTGAAAATCCAATAAAATATCATGAGGACTCTAACACTTACATTACCCGAAAAAACAGCTATTTTGAAAAGGACATCAATATAGACGGGAACCTTATAGTCGGACAGGGTTCTAATTTCTGGAAAGATATCAATGTCAAAGGAGTACTGAAACTTGGAAAAGGTACTTTTGTAAAAGGCAATGTCAGAGCAGATGAAGCTATCATAGGTGCCAGATCTGAGATTAATGGAGACGTTGAAGTTGCCGGAGACTTAAAAATATTTGATTCCGTAAAAATAGACGGTTCAGCAATTGCCGGAGATGATATGCATGTACGTCCCGGATCGAAAATAGGCTTTGCAAAAGCCAGCAGCATAATGGAACTTGTGGGCAAGGTCAGTATTAAAGAAATAGAGTCGGGAACAAAAGTGATTGTGCGTTCTGAGTGA
- a CDS encoding ABC transporter ATP-binding protein has translation MGSVNVKNVSRKFTKDEDKSTLALDNVSLEVDDKDFICFIGPSGCGKTTLLRIISGLDKPDSGEVYLDGTKIDSPGPDRGMVFQEYSLFPWKTVIDNIIFGPQMSGVKKKDAIVRGEKYLELVGLQQFRDSYPYELSGGMKQRVAIARALANEPAVLLMDEPFGALDAQTRNILQQELLEIWQKKNITILFVTHSVDEAVFLADKIVMMSARPGKIKEIINVDLPRPRDRTSPEANRLRDHILKSLLKEQGH, from the coding sequence ATGGGTAGTGTAAACGTAAAGAATGTATCCCGTAAGTTCACAAAGGATGAAGATAAATCGACATTGGCGCTGGACAATGTAAGCCTTGAAGTTGATGACAAGGATTTTATCTGTTTTATCGGTCCTTCCGGATGTGGTAAGACTACACTTTTGAGGATAATCTCAGGTCTTGATAAACCAGATAGCGGTGAAGTTTATCTGGACGGCACTAAGATAGATTCTCCCGGACCTGACAGGGGCATGGTTTTCCAGGAATACTCACTTTTCCCGTGGAAAACGGTTATAGATAACATCATATTTGGTCCCCAGATGAGTGGTGTAAAAAAGAAAGATGCCATCGTCAGAGGTGAAAAATATCTTGAACTTGTCGGTCTTCAGCAATTCAGGGACAGCTATCCATACGAACTTTCAGGTGGTATGAAGCAGAGAGTTGCTATTGCAAGGGCTCTTGCAAATGAACCTGCAGTGCTTTTAATGGACGAACCTTTTGGTGCGCTGGATGCCCAGACACGTAACATACTCCAGCAGGAATTACTGGAAATATGGCAGAAAAAGAACATAACAATTCTTTTTGTAACACACAGTGTTGACGAAGCAGTTTTCCTTGCCGACAAAATAGTAATGATGAGTGCCCGTCCAGGAAAGATCAAGGAAATAATCAATGTAGATCTTCCAAGGCCCAGAGACAGGACTAGTCCCGAAGCAAACAGGCTTCGTGACCATATATTGAAATCTCTTCTGAAAGAACAGGGTCATTAA
- a CDS encoding ABC transporter permease → MVKKHIQALKEKSVEIISIFSTIVLWQIIAVYVVGNKFYLPSFTDVAGALVEIISRDSSLTIVGLDLQLPMLVVDFLYSMMHFSIGIIAALIIGIPIGMIMGWFRTIDRIVDPIIEIIRPIPPLAWIPFAIIWIGLNPFAAGFLIFVGAVFPIMINTFTGFKSVSRVYVEAAKVLGCNTNVELIRYVALPSALPSIAAGIRIAMGVGWMCLVAAEMFGVSSNGLGYQMWHFYDLHRMEFVLVYMLILGFLGLFIDRLLRYYIDGKLLKWRKGVVI, encoded by the coding sequence ATGGTAAAAAAACACATCCAGGCATTAAAAGAGAAAAGTGTAGAAATCATATCTATATTTTCTACAATAGTTCTCTGGCAGATAATAGCAGTTTATGTTGTAGGGAATAAATTCTATCTGCCAAGTTTTACGGATGTGGCCGGTGCATTGGTTGAAATTATATCAAGGGATTCAAGTCTGACTATTGTGGGTTTAGACTTACAGCTTCCAATGTTAGTAGTTGATTTTCTTTACAGTATGATGCATTTTAGCATAGGTATTATTGCAGCTCTTATAATAGGAATTCCAATTGGCATGATAATGGGCTGGTTCCGTACAATTGACCGTATCGTTGACCCTATTATTGAGATAATACGTCCTATCCCTCCTCTTGCATGGATTCCTTTTGCTATCATCTGGATTGGTCTGAATCCGTTTGCAGCAGGTTTTCTGATATTCGTTGGCGCAGTTTTTCCGATTATGATCAACACTTTCACAGGTTTTAAAAGCGTATCCAGGGTGTATGTTGAAGCAGCAAAAGTGTTGGGTTGCAATACCAATGTTGAATTAATACGCTATGTGGCTCTTCCATCAGCTCTTCCTTCCATTGCGGCCGGAATCAGAATCGCAATGGGTGTTGGATGGATGTGTCTTGTTGCTGCTGAGATGTTTGGAGTCAGCAGTAACGGTCTTGGTTATCAGATGTGGCATTTTTATGATCTTCACAGGATGGAGTTTGTTCTTGTCTATATGCTGATTCTTGGTTTCCTTGGACTTTTTATTGATCGCCTGTTGAGGTATTATATTGATGGTAAACTCCTTAAATGGCGTAAAGGAGTGGTGATCTGA
- a CDS encoding ABC transporter substrate-binding protein — protein MNHTKTFKLASTLFLVIALVLAVFVSGCAEDTDDQQEEQADAITELTFGYQPSTHQIAYMTAREKGWWLEDLEPYGIVSIDDNEFATGAPEMQAMLADKIDVAYVGAAPVIAALANGLDAKIVAAVQIQGSDLVLKTDLPYESPEDLRGLTIATFPAGTIQDTLLRNWLNENGIDPENDVVIKGMGSGPAITALTADEVDAVFLPHPSPTIVESEGIGRSVVSSGEMLQDHACCVVAVSGELIREHPEIVQQIVETHVHATEYNSENLDEAAQIYADAYPDLGLELVNKSLTDWDGSWIADPNLIVNSTVDYAQVQYELGYISAPLTQEDIFDLSFYDALDQ, from the coding sequence GTGAATCACACAAAGACATTCAAATTAGCTTCTACTTTATTTCTTGTGATCGCACTTGTCCTTGCAGTATTCGTATCAGGATGCGCAGAAGACACAGATGATCAGCAGGAAGAGCAGGCAGATGCCATTACTGAATTAACTTTTGGTTATCAGCCAAGTACACATCAGATTGCATATATGACAGCCAGGGAAAAAGGCTGGTGGCTTGAAGACCTTGAACCTTACGGAATAGTCTCTATCGATGACAATGAATTTGCAACAGGTGCACCTGAGATGCAGGCCATGCTTGCAGATAAAATCGATGTTGCATATGTTGGTGCAGCTCCTGTTATCGCTGCCCTTGCAAACGGTCTTGATGCAAAGATAGTAGCTGCTGTTCAGATTCAAGGCTCAGACCTTGTGCTCAAAACCGATCTTCCATATGAGAGTCCGGAAGATCTCAGAGGACTTACTATAGCAACATTCCCTGCAGGAACCATTCAGGATACTCTGCTAAGGAACTGGCTGAACGAGAACGGAATTGATCCTGAAAATGATGTAGTAATCAAAGGAATGGGTTCCGGACCGGCAATAACCGCTCTTACAGCAGATGAAGTGGATGCAGTATTCCTTCCTCACCCATCACCAACAATAGTTGAAAGTGAAGGTATTGGCAGGTCAGTTGTATCCTCTGGCGAAATGCTTCAGGATCATGCATGCTGTGTGGTTGCTGTGAGCGGAGAACTCATAAGAGAGCACCCAGAAATTGTACAGCAAATAGTTGAAACCCATGTTCATGCAACTGAATATAACTCAGAGAACCTTGATGAAGCAGCACAGATCTATGCTGATGCTTATCCGGACCTGGGTCTTGAACTGGTAAACAAATCACTTACAGATTGGGATGGTTCATGGATAGCAGATCCAAACCTCATAGTCAATTCAACCGTTGATTATGCACAGGTTCAATACGAACTTGGATACATAAGTGCACCTCTCACTCAGGAAGATATATTTGATCTGAGCTTCTATGATGCTCTGGATCAATAA
- a CDS encoding helix-turn-helix domain-containing protein, whose product MSTVEKIIDAVFESDEDFRRILSITIKEDLNMNMAEFAVEAGVPASTLYKIMSGKREPNVKTLRQIIKTIKRLEGSEKGEFIAVIAARPVLDNISETKKKICGNLCTIREYSATSMEEAIIAAVRAEREGAKALVCAPIVSPTVEKILRIPVATIMPKNSLFEAIELVARKIS is encoded by the coding sequence ATGAGCACTGTAGAAAAAATAATAGATGCTGTTTTTGAATCTGATGAAGACTTCAGGAGAATCCTTTCTATTACAATAAAGGAAGACCTGAACATGAATATGGCAGAATTTGCCGTGGAGGCCGGTGTCCCTGCCAGTACGCTTTACAAGATAATGTCTGGAAAAAGGGAACCCAACGTTAAGACACTAAGGCAAATCATAAAAACGATTAAAAGACTGGAAGGTTCTGAAAAGGGAGAATTCATTGCTGTAATAGCTGCAAGACCGGTACTGGATAATATCAGTGAAACTAAAAAAAAGATATGTGGGAATCTGTGCACCATCAGGGAATACTCTGCAACTTCCATGGAAGAAGCCATTATTGCTGCGGTGCGTGCTGAGAGAGAAGGAGCTAAAGCCCTTGTATGCGCCCCAATAGTCAGCCCTACGGTAGAAAAAATACTGAGAATTCCTGTTGCAACCATTATGCCAAAGAACAGTCTCTTTGAAGCTATTGAACTTGTAGCCAGGAAAATAAGTTAA